A single genomic interval of Lactococcus sp. S-13 harbors:
- a CDS encoding DUF1273 domain-containing protein, with the protein MNSLLIMGYTSFDLGIFDEKDLKVSVIKKAVKNRLIGFLEEGVEWLIFTGNLGFEYWALEVAKTLQKDYEFKIGTIFAFETQGQNWNEANQLKLAAFKEVDFVKYAYETYENASQFRQYNDFLLENTAGAFIFYDEENVTKLKYMVEKMRNTATYELFFLDFEDLQDTFEEMNE; encoded by the coding sequence ATGAATTCACTGCTTATCATGGGTTATACGAGCTTTGATTTAGGCATTTTTGATGAAAAAGACTTGAAAGTTTCGGTTATCAAAAAAGCGGTCAAAAATCGACTGATTGGTTTCTTAGAAGAAGGGGTTGAGTGGTTGATTTTCACAGGTAATCTTGGCTTTGAATATTGGGCGTTAGAGGTAGCCAAAACATTGCAAAAAGACTATGAATTTAAAATTGGTACAATTTTTGCTTTTGAAACGCAGGGGCAAAATTGGAACGAAGCCAATCAGCTGAAACTAGCGGCTTTCAAGGAGGTAGACTTTGTTAAATATGCTTATGAAACTTATGAAAATGCGAGTCAATTTCGTCAGTACAATGATTTCTTGTTAGAAAATACAGCAGGTGCTTTTATTTTTTATGATGAAGAAAATGTGACAAAATTAAAATATATGGTGGAAAAAATGAGAAATACAGCCACTTATGAGCTTTTTTTCTTAGATTTTGAAGACTTACAAGACACTTTTGAGGAGATGAACGAGTAA
- the spx gene encoding transcriptional regulator Spx, with translation MIDLYLSPSCTSCRKARAWLQSHKVPFVEHNILTQPMTAADLRHILTKTENGTEDIISTRSKVFQKLAVDVDSLTINELLELVTEFPNLLRRPIITDSKHLQIGFNEDEIRAFLPREYRRAEMLSAMEY, from the coding sequence GTGATCGATTTATATTTGTCGCCTTCATGCACAAGTTGCCGAAAAGCGCGGGCGTGGTTGCAGAGCCACAAAGTGCCCTTTGTAGAACACAACATTTTGACCCAACCAATGACAGCAGCTGATTTACGTCATATTTTGACAAAAACTGAAAATGGAACAGAAGACATCATTTCGACACGGTCAAAAGTATTTCAAAAATTGGCTGTGGACGTTGATAGCTTGACCATCAATGAGCTCCTTGAACTCGTTACTGAATTTCCAAATCTTTTACGCCGTCCAATTATTACAGATTCGAAGCATTTGCAGATTGGCTTTAACGAGGACGAAATTCGCGCATTTTTGCCCCGTGAATATCGCCGTGCTGAGATGCTCAGCGCAATGGAATATTAA
- a CDS encoding DNA-directed RNA polymerase subunit beta, whose translation MFKRTVKFLGMRVSLILLVAILLVAAAVLGLIVGYGFLGGGNPSHIFKHELWKEVLDKLNPSK comes from the coding sequence ATGTTTAAAAGAACCGTAAAATTTTTGGGAATGAGAGTATCACTTATTCTTCTTGTCGCAATTTTATTGGTCGCAGCAGCAGTTTTAGGACTCATCGTAGGTTATGGTTTTTTAGGTGGAGGTAATCCCTCGCATATCTTTAAGCATGAATTATGGAAAGAAGTCCTTGATAAACTCAATCCAAGCAAATAA
- a CDS encoding inositol monophosphatase family protein, whose protein sequence is MKNDLSVLRRLELAKDWVRDAGNFLKENLAEPVEITEKTRYDDLVTNFDHEVQEKLVKNIFHHFPNDKILAEEDEEKIKFSKELPHLWIIDPIDGTTNFIVQKDNFAIMLAYYEFGVGKFGLILDVMKDKLYWCDSHKAFCNQKELEFKPHKLKHSLLGVNSHMYRTNSGGLQDLSSHTLGVRIVGSAGISYTQLLEGKITAYFSNLQPWDYAAGSIIAERIGYITLNLAGEKPQFNCREKVFTAPKTLISEIQKYIKS, encoded by the coding sequence GTGAAAAACGATTTGTCAGTGCTCAGAAGGCTTGAATTAGCAAAAGATTGGGTTCGTGATGCTGGAAATTTTCTCAAGGAAAACTTGGCAGAACCAGTAGAAATCACAGAAAAGACGCGTTATGACGACCTCGTCACTAACTTTGACCACGAAGTTCAAGAAAAATTAGTCAAAAATATTTTTCATCATTTTCCAAATGACAAGATTTTGGCTGAAGAAGATGAAGAAAAAATCAAATTTAGCAAAGAATTACCTCATCTGTGGATAATTGATCCGATTGACGGGACGACCAATTTCATTGTTCAAAAAGATAATTTTGCGATAATGCTGGCCTATTATGAATTTGGCGTGGGTAAGTTTGGTTTGATTCTTGATGTGATGAAAGATAAACTTTATTGGTGCGACAGTCACAAAGCCTTTTGTAACCAAAAAGAGTTAGAATTCAAGCCACACAAACTAAAACATAGCTTACTTGGTGTCAATAGCCATATGTATCGTACCAATTCTGGTGGCCTTCAAGATTTGAGTAGCCATACCCTTGGTGTGCGTATTGTAGGAAGCGCTGGAATCAGTTATACCCAACTTTTAGAAGGAAAAATTACAGCGTATTTCAGCAATCTTCAGCCTTGGGATTATGCAGCGGGCAGTATTATCGCTGAAAGAATCGGTTATATTACATTGAATTTAGCAGGAGAAAAACCACAGTTTAACTGTCGAGAGAAGGTTTTCACAGCACCGAAAACCCTCATTTCTGAAATTCAAAAATACATCAAAAGTTAA
- the murA gene encoding UDP-N-acetylglucosamine 1-carboxyvinyltransferase, translating into MDKIIVKGGQTKLQGEVEIEGAKNAVLPLLAATLLASEGEVVLRNVPILSDVFMMNNLVDYLGVDITFDQNKKEILAQAGAAIETKAPYEYVSKMRASIVVMGPILARNGQARVSMPGGCSIGSRPIDLHLRGFEQMGAKITQNAGYIEAKADKLKGAHIYLDFPSVGATQNLMLAATLAEGTTTLENAAREPEIVDLANLLNKMGANVKGAGTDSIIIKGVEKMHGARHAVVQDRIEAGTFMVAAAMTQGNVLVKDAIAEHNRPLISKLGEMGVNFVQEEAGLRVIGPDKLKATTVKTMPHPGFPTDMQSQMTAAQAVAQGESVMVETVFENRFQHLEEMRRMGLEVDITRNTALIQGNSNLQGAAVKSTDLRASAALILLGLVAQGQTIVRKLNHLDRGYYKFHEKLKALGATIERVFDEDGEEG; encoded by the coding sequence ATGGATAAAATTATCGTCAAAGGTGGTCAAACAAAACTCCAAGGTGAAGTTGAGATTGAAGGGGCAAAAAATGCGGTTCTTCCGCTTCTCGCTGCTACCTTGCTCGCCAGTGAAGGTGAAGTTGTTCTCCGTAACGTCCCTATTTTGAGTGATGTTTTCATGATGAATAACTTGGTTGATTACCTTGGGGTCGACATCACATTTGATCAAAATAAAAAAGAAATCCTTGCTCAAGCAGGAGCTGCCATTGAAACAAAAGCGCCTTATGAGTACGTCAGCAAAATGCGCGCCTCAATCGTTGTAATGGGACCAATTTTAGCACGCAATGGTCAGGCTCGTGTTTCAATGCCAGGTGGCTGCTCAATCGGTTCGCGCCCCATTGACCTTCATTTGCGTGGTTTTGAACAAATGGGAGCGAAGATTACCCAAAATGCTGGCTATATCGAAGCTAAAGCAGACAAATTAAAAGGTGCTCACATTTATTTGGACTTCCCCTCTGTTGGAGCAACCCAAAATCTGATGTTGGCAGCAACCTTAGCCGAAGGAACAACAACTTTGGAAAATGCAGCCCGTGAACCAGAAATCGTTGACCTAGCAAACCTGTTAAACAAAATGGGAGCAAATGTCAAAGGTGCTGGAACTGATTCCATTATCATCAAAGGAGTCGAAAAAATGCACGGAGCACGCCACGCTGTTGTTCAAGACCGGATTGAAGCGGGAACATTCATGGTTGCCGCAGCTATGACTCAAGGAAATGTCTTAGTCAAAGACGCCATTGCCGAACATAATCGTCCCTTGATTTCAAAACTTGGAGAAATGGGTGTTAATTTTGTTCAAGAAGAAGCAGGCTTGCGCGTTATTGGCCCAGATAAACTCAAAGCAACGACAGTCAAAACAATGCCTCATCCAGGCTTTCCCACAGATATGCAGTCGCAAATGACCGCAGCTCAAGCCGTCGCTCAAGGCGAATCAGTAATGGTAGAAACCGTCTTTGAAAATCGTTTCCAACACCTTGAAGAAATGCGTCGTATGGGATTAGAAGTAGACATCACAAGAAATACAGCCCTCATTCAAGGAAATTCAAACTTGCAAGGAGCAGCCGTAAAATCAACTGATTTACGTGCCAGTGCAGCTTTGATTCTTTTAGGACTTGTTGCTCAAGGACAAACCATAGTAAGAAAACTCAACCATTTGGATCGTGGTTATTACAAATTCCACGAAAAACTCAAAGCCCTCGGTGCTACCATTGAGCGCGTGTTTGATGAAGACGGAGAAGAAGGTTAA
- a CDS encoding UPF0223 family protein, which produces MKENYTYPLDLNWSTAEMTEVLSFFSQVEKFYESKVEKEVFLTAYATFKKVVPSKMQEKQLGRDFEASSGYSLYRALKEVQASEKRFVSAQKA; this is translated from the coding sequence ATGAAAGAAAATTACACTTATCCTCTTGATTTGAACTGGAGTACTGCTGAAATGACAGAAGTACTCTCTTTTTTCAGTCAAGTTGAAAAATTTTATGAAAGTAAAGTTGAAAAAGAAGTTTTTCTAACTGCCTACGCCACTTTCAAAAAAGTAGTACCGTCAAAAATGCAAGAAAAACAATTAGGACGTGACTTTGAAGCAAGTAGCGGTTATTCACTTTACCGTGCGCTCAAGGAGGTACAGGCCAGTGAAAAACGATTTGTCAGTGCTCAGAAGGCTTGA
- a CDS encoding MBL fold metallo-hydrolase — MKIEKITNQIAQENTYLLSNSSFCLIIDPGSEPAVLLEAIERLNKPLCAILLTHAHFDHIMGLEALKKAFPAAPVYVNELEKEWLSTPELNASLLLLGKPVTAPATNYFYEMGKTYDLGGFKFSVLATPGHSIGGVSLCFAQSEGTYVFTGDALFKNTIGRWDLPTGNHEQLLQSIRQQLFSLPDEFQIFPGHGPSSTIGAEKRTNPFF; from the coding sequence ATGAAAATTGAAAAAATAACAAATCAAATTGCTCAGGAGAATACTTATCTCCTGAGTAATTCGTCTTTTTGCCTGATTATTGATCCAGGAAGCGAGCCCGCTGTCCTTCTGGAGGCTATTGAGCGCTTGAATAAGCCTTTGTGTGCCATTTTGTTGACTCATGCTCACTTTGATCACATCATGGGCTTAGAAGCGCTAAAAAAGGCCTTCCCTGCTGCCCCGGTTTATGTAAATGAGCTTGAAAAAGAGTGGTTATCAACTCCTGAGCTGAATGCATCTTTATTGCTTCTTGGCAAGCCAGTCACAGCACCGGCTACTAATTACTTTTATGAAATGGGGAAAACTTACGATTTGGGCGGGTTTAAATTTTCTGTTCTTGCAACGCCTGGTCACTCGATTGGCGGGGTGAGCTTATGTTTTGCTCAATCTGAGGGGACTTATGTTTTTACGGGGGATGCGCTTTTCAAAAATACGATTGGACGTTGGGATTTACCAACGGGAAATCACGAACAATTGCTCCAATCTATCCGCCAACAACTGTTTAGCTTGCCTGATGAATTTCAGATTTTCCCTGGACATGGGCCAAGTAGCACGATTGGTGCTGAAAAAAGAACAAATCCATT
- the tig gene encoding trigger factor: MTVSFEKTSDTKGTLSFSIDQETIKKGLDKAFNKVKANISVPGFRKGKINRQMFNKMYGEEALYEEALNAVLPEAYDAAVKEAAIEPVAQPKIDVAKMEKGSDWELTAEVVVKPTVTLGDYKELAVEVEATKEVSDEEVETRLTNAQSNLAELVVKEAAAENGDTVVIDFVGSVDGVEFEGGKGSNHSLELGSGQFIPGFEEQLVGSKAGETVEVKVTFPENYQAEDLAGKEALFVTTVNEVKAKELPELDDELAKDIDEEVETLAELKEKFRKELEASKAEAYDDAVETAAIEAAVANAEIKEIPEEMIHDEVHRAMNEFLGGMQQQGISPEMYFQITGTTEDELHKQYESDADKRVRTNLVVEAIAAAENFTTSDEEVKAEIEDLAGQYNMPVEEVAKLLPVDMLKHDIAMKKAVEIIASTATVK, from the coding sequence ATGACTGTAAGTTTTGAAAAAACTAGTGATACTAAAGGTACACTCTCATTTTCAATCGATCAAGAAACAATTAAAAAAGGGCTTGACAAAGCTTTCAATAAAGTAAAAGCTAACATCAGCGTTCCTGGTTTCCGTAAAGGCAAAATCAACCGTCAAATGTTCAACAAAATGTATGGTGAAGAAGCACTCTATGAAGAAGCATTGAACGCAGTTCTTCCTGAAGCTTACGATGCAGCAGTTAAAGAAGCAGCTATTGAACCAGTTGCTCAACCAAAAATCGACGTAGCAAAAATGGAAAAAGGTTCTGACTGGGAATTGACAGCTGAAGTTGTTGTAAAACCAACAGTAACACTTGGCGACTATAAAGAACTCGCAGTTGAAGTTGAAGCAACAAAAGAAGTTTCAGACGAAGAAGTTGAAACACGCTTGACAAATGCTCAAAGCAACTTGGCAGAACTCGTTGTTAAAGAAGCAGCGGCAGAAAATGGCGACACAGTTGTTATTGACTTTGTTGGTTCAGTTGATGGCGTTGAATTCGAAGGCGGAAAAGGTTCAAACCATAGCCTCGAACTTGGTTCAGGCCAATTCATCCCAGGTTTTGAAGAACAACTTGTTGGTTCAAAAGCTGGTGAAACAGTAGAAGTTAAAGTAACATTCCCAGAAAACTACCAAGCAGAAGATCTTGCTGGTAAAGAAGCACTTTTTGTCACAACAGTTAATGAAGTTAAAGCAAAAGAATTGCCAGAACTTGACGATGAACTTGCTAAAGACATCGACGAAGAAGTAGAAACTCTTGCAGAACTCAAAGAAAAATTCCGCAAAGAGCTTGAAGCATCAAAAGCAGAAGCTTATGATGATGCAGTAGAAACAGCCGCTATTGAAGCAGCAGTAGCTAACGCAGAAATCAAAGAAATTCCAGAAGAAATGATTCACGATGAAGTACATCGTGCAATGAACGAATTCCTTGGCGGAATGCAACAACAAGGAATTTCTCCAGAAATGTACTTCCAAATCACAGGTACAACTGAAGACGAACTTCACAAACAATACGAATCAGATGCTGACAAACGTGTTCGTACAAACCTTGTCGTAGAAGCTATTGCAGCAGCTGAAAACTTCACAACTTCAGACGAAGAAGTGAAAGCTGAAATTGAAGATCTTGCTGGTCAATACAATATGCCAGTAGAAGAAGTTGCAAAACTTTTGCCAGTTGATATGCTCAAACATGATATTGCAATGAAAAAAGCAGTAGAAATCATCGCTTCAACAGCAACAGTAAAATAA
- the recU gene encoding Holliday junction resolvase RecU: protein MVNYPNGRSHPYLTSSQQNLLPQKATPLKTGSSTKSAAVFGKRGMNFEEEINATNDYYLSHGLAVVHKKPTPIQIVRVDYPKRSRAKITEAYFRQASTTDYSGVYQGRYIDFEAKETQQKTSFPLKNFHEHQIVHMTNVLAQAGIAFVLLHFAALNETYLLPASSLIHFYREKQGLKSIPLSYIREKGYKIETNQIPRIPYLEIVKKLCEVHQNF from the coding sequence ATGGTCAATTACCCTAATGGAAGAAGTCATCCTTATCTCACTTCTTCTCAACAAAATTTGCTGCCACAAAAGGCAACTCCACTAAAAACGGGCAGCAGCACCAAAAGTGCTGCTGTATTTGGAAAACGGGGCATGAATTTTGAAGAAGAAATCAACGCTACAAATGACTACTATCTTTCGCACGGTTTGGCTGTCGTTCATAAAAAACCGACACCAATTCAGATTGTCAGAGTAGATTATCCCAAACGAAGTCGGGCAAAAATTACCGAAGCTTACTTTAGACAGGCTTCAACGACCGACTATTCAGGTGTTTATCAAGGACGTTACATTGACTTTGAAGCTAAAGAAACACAGCAAAAAACGTCATTCCCCTTGAAAAATTTTCATGAACATCAAATTGTTCACATGACAAATGTCCTTGCACAAGCCGGCATCGCATTTGTCCTTTTACATTTTGCAGCTTTGAATGAAACTTATCTTCTTCCTGCCTCTTCTCTCATTCATTTTTATCGAGAAAAGCAAGGGCTAAAGTCCATCCCACTCAGCTACATTCGTGAAAAAGGTTATAAAATAGAAACCAATCAAATTCCCAGAATACCTTATCTGGAGATTGTAAAAAAACTTTGTGAGGTACATCAAAATTTCTAA
- a CDS encoding transglycosylase domain-containing protein: MKRHSAKSRLWTAVKLLLIFIFSAIILVLAAGGAVFVYHAKDAPKLELTKLQSLPSPKVYAANDQLVATLGSEQRNLVQTNNIPVMLVNAVTSIEDHRFFNTRGIDPIRIAGAFLNNVKGGSLNGGSTLDMQLIKLSFFSTDKTDQTLSVKIQEAWMALQLDQKWTKEQIFTAYVNKVNMANGYYGMGTAAQAYYGKNLTELSIAQLALLAGMPQAPNTYNPYTNPTSAKWRRDMVINAMFRYGKITAAEQKAALDTPIEDGLQPLQQSANIPAYADNFLKEALAQAQTIAGEDILTQGVKIYTTLDPAAQQNLYNIINTNDYVTYPDDSLQVASTVVNVQTGAVVAQVGGRNQPADVTFGTNQAVQTDRDWGSTMKPIVDYAPAFENNIYTSTNNTITDLPTTYPDGTPLKNWDNNYMGAMTVKNALQLSRNIPAVKTLISVGLQNSSKFANGLGIDLGDEQYSNAISSYPTIPAEDQDKNTGNKYGASSEKMAAAYAAFSNNGIYTKPYYVSKLVYPDGRVVEYKPQRSQAMQASTAYIMTDILQGVLTLPLSQSVGSYAAVPGLPAAGKTGTSNYTDAEMDQITEEYGNLPGMVSPDENFVGYTPNYSMAVWTGYTKRMTPIYGTSTRIATKVFSSMMSQFYPDPSTVKPWSMPTGLTQQGTALVKTDSSGQTITPSSANGG; this comes from the coding sequence ATGAAACGACATTCGGCTAAATCTCGTTTATGGACTGCTGTAAAATTGCTCCTAATCTTCATTTTTTCAGCTATCATTTTAGTTCTTGCTGCGGGAGGCGCTGTCTTTGTTTACCATGCTAAAGATGCTCCAAAATTAGAACTAACGAAACTACAGTCCCTTCCTTCACCAAAGGTCTATGCAGCAAACGATCAGTTGGTTGCAACCTTGGGTTCAGAGCAGCGTAATCTTGTTCAAACGAATAATATTCCCGTGATGTTGGTTAACGCCGTCACTTCTATCGAAGACCATCGCTTTTTCAATACTCGCGGAATTGACCCGATTCGGATTGCTGGCGCATTTCTCAATAATGTCAAAGGGGGATCACTCAACGGTGGTTCAACCCTTGATATGCAGTTAATCAAACTGTCATTCTTTTCAACTGATAAGACAGACCAAACCTTAAGCGTTAAAATTCAAGAAGCGTGGATGGCGCTACAATTGGACCAAAAATGGACCAAAGAACAAATTTTCACCGCTTATGTCAACAAAGTCAATATGGCAAATGGTTACTATGGTATGGGAACAGCTGCCCAAGCTTATTATGGAAAGAATTTAACAGAACTTTCCATTGCTCAACTGGCTTTACTCGCTGGAATGCCTCAAGCACCTAATACTTACAACCCTTACACCAACCCAACTTCAGCAAAATGGCGACGGGATATGGTCATTAACGCCATGTTCCGCTATGGCAAAATCACAGCAGCCGAACAAAAAGCGGCGCTTGATACTCCGATTGAAGACGGGCTTCAACCTTTGCAACAAAGTGCCAATATTCCAGCCTACGCCGACAACTTCCTCAAGGAAGCTTTAGCTCAAGCTCAAACGATTGCTGGCGAAGATATTTTAACGCAAGGGGTGAAAATCTATACAACTTTAGATCCTGCAGCGCAACAAAACCTTTACAACATCATCAATACAAATGATTATGTGACTTATCCTGATGATTCACTACAAGTTGCTTCAACGGTCGTCAACGTTCAAACGGGAGCAGTTGTCGCTCAAGTTGGTGGACGAAATCAACCGGCTGATGTTACCTTCGGGACTAATCAAGCGGTTCAAACTGACCGCGACTGGGGTTCAACGATGAAGCCAATCGTCGATTATGCTCCTGCTTTTGAAAATAACATCTATACTTCAACTAACAATACAATAACAGATCTACCAACTACCTATCCAGACGGAACACCACTGAAAAACTGGGACAACAACTATATGGGCGCAATGACTGTAAAAAATGCCCTTCAATTATCACGTAACATTCCAGCAGTGAAAACTTTGATTAGTGTTGGACTTCAAAATTCAAGTAAATTTGCAAATGGCTTGGGAATCGACCTTGGTGATGAGCAATATTCCAACGCCATTTCTAGCTACCCGACTATTCCAGCCGAAGATCAAGATAAAAATACTGGAAATAAATACGGAGCTAGCTCAGAAAAAATGGCTGCAGCCTATGCTGCTTTCTCCAACAATGGTATCTATACCAAGCCTTACTATGTTTCTAAGCTTGTTTATCCTGACGGTCGCGTCGTAGAGTATAAGCCCCAACGTTCACAAGCAATGCAAGCTTCAACAGCTTATATCATGACTGATATCCTTCAAGGAGTGTTGACCTTGCCCCTATCACAATCGGTTGGCTCTTACGCCGCTGTCCCTGGTTTACCTGCTGCTGGTAAAACGGGAACTTCTAATTATACTGATGCTGAAATGGATCAAATTACAGAAGAATATGGTAATTTGCCAGGCATGGTCTCACCAGACGAAAATTTCGTTGGTTATACGCCAAATTATTCAATGGCTGTTTGGACAGGTTATACGAAGCGGATGACACCAATCTACGGCACCAGCACTCGGATTGCTACTAAAGTCTTTTCATCCATGATGTCTCAATTTTATCCTGATCCTTCAACTGTGAAACCTTGGTCTATGCCAACAGGTTTGACTCAACAAGGAACGGCTTTGGTTAAGACGGACAGCTCTGGTCAAACGATTACTCCATCTTCAGCAAATGGTGGTTGA